One genomic window of Ostrinia nubilalis chromosome W, ilOstNubi1.1, whole genome shotgun sequence includes the following:
- the LOC135086420 gene encoding uncharacterized protein LOC135086420: MYTEERKGAWRCVECMSNLPKIDNTNTPVRGFHGGITYHRGAATGSPIELNISTAENLNDTAHNQTLDLTDRQAILLELRAFREEMLTEIRTNRAQIEQLNEKVTALTGRVSECENRIDQLEVRMNTLESGRTEGLEKELDKSVLTSIENIKAELNDRDQDLLLNDLEISCVPEVKGESLSHVIMTLASKLGVGLGQQDIVSVDRVGRVLEAAAEPAAPRRPRHIVVRLSRRAVRDQLLQAARVRRGATTEGLGLPEPSRRFYVNERLTKLNRALFRRTRDLANQLNWRYVWTRDGRIYARQYPTRDSPRLRVRSESDLVRVFGEAAVGSTNN, encoded by the coding sequence ATGTATACAGAGGAGCGCAAAGGAGCATGGCGATGCGTCGAATGCATGAGCAACCTGCCTAAGATTGACAACACGAACACTCCCGTGCGAGGCTTCCACGGAGGAATTACTTATCACCGGGGAGCGGCTACAGGGAGCCCTATTGAGCTAAACATTTCGACAGCGGAAAACCTAAATGATACGGCCCATAATCAGACCCTTGATTTAACAGACCGACAAGCTATCTTGCTGGAGTTGAGGGCCTTTAGGGAGGAGATGCTGACTGAAATTCGGACCAACCGTGCTCAAATCGAGCAGCTGAATGAAAAGGTGACAGCATTGACAGGCAGGGTCAGTGAATGTGAGAACCGTATTGACCAACTGGAGGTTCGGATGAACACACTGGAGAGCGGCAGGACCGAGGGTTTAGAAAAGGAACTTGATAAATCAGTTTTGACATCAATTGAAAACATAAAGGCAGAGCTAAATGACCGCGATCAGGATTTACTGCTGAACGACTTAGAAATATCCTGCGTACCTGAAGTCAAAGGCGAAAGCTTGTCCCATGTCATAATGACTTTGGCGAGTAAGCTCGGTGTTGGTCTCGGTCAGCAGGACATCGTAAGTGTCGACCGAGTAGGAAGAGTACTTGAGGCCGCGGCAGAACCTGCCGCGCCCCGGCGGCCGCGCCACATAGTTGTGCGACTGTCCCGCCGGGCCGTACGCGACCAACTTCTGCAAGCTGCGAGAGTGAGGCGCGGCGCTACAACGGAGGGCTTGGGGCTACCGGAACCTTCGCGTCGTTTCTATGTAAACGAAAGACTGACTAAGCTGAATAGAGCGCTTTTTCGCCGTACGCGTGATTTGGCTAACCAACTGAACTGGCGCTATGTATGGACGAGGGATGGCCGAATATATGCCAGGCAATATCCCACTAGAGATAGCCCTCGCTTGCGCGTGCGCTCGGAGTCGGACCTGGTCAGGGTTTTTGGTGAGGCTGCCGTTGGTTCTACAAATAATTAG